The DNA sequence TCGCCAGCCACTCGTCCTCGCGACCCATCCAGGACTCAGGCGGCAGCTGATACCGGCCGGCCGCCAGACAGTCCGAACACGCCCACACCTTCTCGGACGCCAGCCCCAACCAACGCGACTTCTCACGGGCGGTCTCGGTCAGCCCACCGAAGCACCAGTCGCAATACTCTTGGACGTTCTCGCTCATCGGACCAACGTATCGCCGCGTCGCAGCGGACGTGCGCTCTAGATCCAGCCGCGCTCCTCGGCGAGGAGTACGGCCTGCTGACGCGTGGCGACCGAGAGCTTCGCGAGCACGGCGGAGATGTGATTGCGCACGGTCCCCGGCGCGAGTGACAGGGCGCGGGCGATCTGCCCTGTCGTCTCCCCTCGTCTGCCGGCACGCAGCACGTCGAGCTCGCGGTCGGTGAGGGGCGAGCGCTCGTCGCTGAGCGCATCGGCCGCGATCTCGGGGTCCACGTAGCGCGCCCCCGCAGCCACGCGGCGGATGACGTCGGCGACCTCGTCGGCGCCGCGCGACTTCGGCAGGAACCCCGAGACACCCGAAGCGAGCGCTCGCCGCAGCACGCCGGGACGCGCGTGCCGGGTGACGACCACGCAGCGGGTGGCGATCGATCGGTTCAGACGCTCGGCGACCTCGACGCCGTCGAGACCCGGCATCTCCAGGTCGAGCAGGCACACGTCGGGGGTGAGCCGCAGCGCCTCGGCGACCGCCTGCTCGCCGTCTTCGCATTCGGCGACCACGTCGATGTCGCCCTCGAGTCGCAGCAGCGCGGCGAGCGCTGACCTGATCATCCCCTCGTCGTCGGCGAGCAGCACCCGGATCATCGCCGCCCTCCCTGTGGATCGTCCGTCGCCGGCACGGTGACGACGACCGCGAACTCGCCGCCCTCGTCTCGCACCTCGAGCGTGCCACCGGCCTCGGTGATGCGCCGTTTCACGCCGTCGAGGCCGGACCCCGTGTGCTCGCGCTGTGCGGCGGGGTCGACGTCGTTCACCACCTCGTACCGCCATTCGTCCCCCGCCCGCGCGAAGGTGAGCCGCGCGCGGCGTCCCGCGCCGTGCCGGAGCACGTTCGTGGTCGTCTCGCGGATCACGGGACCGAGCGCGGATGCCGGTGCCTCACCGGCATCCGGTGCGATCTCCGCCTCGACGGCGATGCCTGCGGCACTCAGCAGGTCGCGGGCGTTGGCGACCTCGTCGCCGAGCGGCACCGACCGGAACCGGGTGGCGAGGTCGCGCGTGCCCTGTCTGGCGTCGTCGACGCTGGCGCGGGCGGCACGGAGCTGGTCCAGTGCGGCGTCCGGGTCGCGCGCCATCAGCCGTTCGGCGAGCTCCAGCTGCAGCGCGATGACCTGCAGGTGATGCCCCTGCAGGTCGTGCACGTCTGTCGCGATGCGCAGACGCTCCTGCGTCGCGGCGAGGCGGGCCTCCGACGCGCGCGCCCGGTCGAGGGTGACGAGCACGTCCCACCACCACAGCGACGACACCGACATCGCCGGGATGACGATCGCGTAGAGCGTGGGGACCCAGTCGGAGACGCCACCGCCCAGAGCGCCGCGCGCACCGTCGATGAACGCGAAGCCGATCATCACGAGAGTGGCGAGGCCCACGACCCGCACCCGCACACCGCGCTGCCAGTTCAGCAGGACGACCGACTGGGCGACGGGCATGACCCCGAAGAGCCAGCTGTCGGCGGCGAGACCGGCCGCCACCCCGTAGGCGACGGCGACGAGCAGCGGCGCGGCGATCCGCGCCCACGGGAATCCCGGCCCGTTCTCGACCCGGTGCCGATACGCCGACAGCAGCACCACCGTCGACAGCAGCCAGACGATGCCGCCGATGCCGACCACGACGATCGCGATCGGGTCGACGGGGGTCGCGAGCACACGGAGCGCCCAGGCGAACACGAGGAACAGCTCGATGAAGACGACGGCGGTGACCGTGTACCACCAGGTCGCGGTGATGCCGCGGGCCAGCGCGCGCTCGCCGGGAGGCGGGTCGCCGAGCGGACCGGCGACGGCGGAAGGGCTGCTCACCCCTCCCACCATAGGGGCGTGACAGTTGTCATGGATGCCGCGTGCGAACCGTCCGGAAACCGGTGACGGTGCGACACTGCCGCAACATCCGCGGACGCGATGGACTGGTGTCATCAGGGCGGAGACACCGCCTCCCCAGAGCCACAGGAGCCCATCATGAACCTCGTCGAGACGTTCCAGAACCTCGTCGCGCAGGTCCCCGAACTCGTGCAGCCGCTCATCGTCGCGCTCGCCGGCGCGATCCCCTTCATCGAGGGCGAGGGCGCGGCCGCGATCGGCATCATCGGCGGCATCCACCCGGTCGTCGCGGCGATCGCGGCCATGGCGGGCAACTTCCTCTGCGTCGCGATCCTCGTGATCGCCGGCGCGGGGGCCCGCAAGGCGATCGTCACCCGCTCGCGCAACCGCGAGGCCGTCGCGGCCGGCGGCGGTTCGCTCGCCGAGGTGGATGCCGAGACCGACCGCGGCTCCGCGCGCCGCGCCAAGTTCCAGCGCGCGTTCGAGCGCTACGGCGTTCCCGGCGTGAGCCTGCTCGGCCCCCTGCTGCTGCCGACCCACTTCACCGCGACCATGCTCGCCGCCGCCGGCGTCGGCAAGGGCCGCGTGCTCATCTGGCAGGCCGCTGCGATCATCCTCTGGACCACGGCGGTGTCGATCATCGTCGGCGGCGCGGTCTACGCGATCCGCTGACGCGCGGTCTCCGCACCCCGGTCGCAGTTTGCGCCGTCGAGATCGCATCTCGGCGGCACGGACTGCGACCGGGGCAGGTGCGCCTCAGCGAGTCGTACGCGGCGCGAGCGTCGAGAGCAGCTGCAGCTTCTCGTGGCTCTCCGTGCCGGGCACAGCCGTGTACACGAGCAGCAGGTGCGACTGCACCGGGTCGACGAGCGTCTGGCAGGTGAGCTCGATCTCGCCGAGGTCCGGGTGCACGAATCGCTTCGTGTCGCGGGGGCGGATGCCGACCTCCTGTCGTTCCCACGCCGCGCGGAACTCCGCACTCCGCTCGGCGAGCAGGCGGGCGTACTCGGCCGCCCGCGACTGCGGACCCCGCAGCGACACCAGCTCACGGAGGCCGGAGGCCCAGAGCCGCACGAGGAAGTCGTGGTCGTCGGGGTGGTACAGCGCCCTCGTGCGCGCGTCGGTGAACCACCGGAACCCGAGACTGCGCGGCGGGCCGGTGAGAGCGGCCGTGTCTCCGGTCAGCGCGACGCCGAGCGGCGTCTGCCGCAGCGTCTCGCCCAGCTCGGTCACGATCTCGGCCGGGGTGTCTTCGAGCCGGTCGAGGATGCGCAGCATGCCGGGGCTGATGTGCTCCGAGCCGGCCCCGCCCTGCGGCGGACGATGCCCGGCCAGACGGAACAGGTGGTCGCGCTCATCGAGCGTCAGGTGCAGTCCCTGCGCGATCGACGACAGCATCTGCTCCGACGGCTGCGGACCGCTGCCCCGCTCGAGCCGCGCGAGATAGTCCGGCGACATATGGCTGAGCGCCGCGACCTCCTCCCGGCGGAGGCCCGCGGTGCGACGGCGGCTCCCCCGCGGCAGACCGACGTCTTCCGGCTGCAGCACCTCGCGGCGGTGGCGCAGGAACTCGGCGAGCGCGTCGCGGTCGATCGGCATGTGTCCCCCTGGTTCGTCTGATCGATCCTCACACGGTGCGCTCCCGGCATCCACTGATCGTCATGTCCTGGATACGGCGTCGTCACCTCGCGAGAGTGGACGAAGACACCGAGGAGCACACCATGCCACGACGCACCATCGACATCACCCTTCCTTCCCTGACCGGCCGACGCGCCGTCGTCACCGGCGGCAGCGACGGCATCGGCCTGCGCATCGCCACCCGGCTCGCACGAGCGGGCGCCGAGGTGATCCTGCCGGTGCGCAACAGCACGAAGGGGGATGCCGCGGTGCGCTCGATCCGCGCCGACACCCCCGCCGCAGAGGTGCGCACACTGCCGCTCGACCTCTCGTCACTGGAGTCGGTCGAGTCGTTCGGCGCCGCCATGCGTGCCGAGGGCGCACCCATCCACCTGCTGGTGAACAACGCGGGCGTCATGACGCCTCCGGAGCGTCAGACCACGGCCGACGGCTTCGAGCTGCAGTTCGGCACGAACCACCTGGGGCACTTCGCGCTCGTCGCGCACCTGCTGCCGCTCCTGCGCGAGGGCCGGGCGCGCGTGACCACCCAGATCAGCGTCTCGGCGAACCAGGGGGCGATCAACTGGGACGACCCGAACTGGGAGACGTCGTATCGCGGCGGCCGGGCCTACAGCCACTCGAAGATCGCGTTCGGACTGTTCGGCCTCGAACTCGAACGACGCAGCCGGGCGCGGGACTGGGGTATCACCAGCAACCTCGCGCATCCCGGCGTCGCGCCGACGAGCCTGCTCGCCGCCCGCCCGGAACTCGGCCGCGCCGAGGACGGTTTCGACGTGCGCCTGATCCGCTGGCTGTCGGCGCGCGGCATCCTGCTGGGGACTCCGGAGTCCGCCGCGCTGCCCGCGCTCTACGCCGCCGTGTCTCCCGACGCGCGTGGCGGAGCGTTCTGCGGTCCGAGCGGACCCGCTCACCTCGGCGGCGCTCCCGCCGAGCAGCCGTTGTACTCGCGACTGCGGAGCGAGGACGACGCTCGCCGCATCTGGACGCTGTCGGAAGAGCTCACGGGCGTCGAGTACCCGCGGAGCTGACCGCGTTTCGTCTCGTCGCTGCGCTCCTCGCTCAACGACCCGCGGGAAGGGGACGTCGCTGCGCGCCTCGCTCAACGACCCGCGGGGAGAGACCCGGGGTCGTTGAGCGAGCGCAGCGAGACGGAACGCGCTACACCGTCAGAGTGAATCGGACGGTGGTCGCGTTGCCGGCGACGTCGCGCACCACGAGCGTGTTGTCGCCGGCCACGGCGCCCATCGACCCGGCGACGACGTTGTTCACGTCCGACCAGACGGCATCCGTGAGGTTCTTCACGGCACCGTTCACCACGACGAGGTCGACCTTGCCCGGATCGTGCAGCTTGAACGACACCGCGCTGTAGGCCCCGGTCGGGGTCGCTCCGCCCTTCACCGTGACGGTGGGCGGAGTGACGTCGAGCGTGAAGGTGACGGTCGTGGCGTTGCCGGCGAGGTCGGACAGCACGAGGGTGTTCGATCCCTCGACGGCACCGAAGGCCCCGGGGACCACGCCGTTGAGGTCGGACCAGACGGCATCCGTGAGGTCCTTCTCCACACCGTTCAGCGTCAGGCGGTCGATCCGGCCCTCGTCGTGGAGCTTGAACGACACCCTGCTGTAGACGCCGTCGCGTCCGACCGTCGCGCCCGCTTCGCTCTTGACGGTGACGCCGGGGGCGACGTCGTCGACAGTCGCCGCGGTGACCGTCAGGTCGCGCAGCCGACCGACGTTGTCGAACGAGCCGAAGCCCACTCGCCCGGTGGGGAAGGTCGTGTCGGTCGCGGTCAGCAGCGGCGACGGCAGACCGTCGAGGTAGACGGCGACCTGACCGGTGTCGGCGCACCGGATGAGCCGCACGTCGTGCCACTCCTCGTCGGTCACCGCCGGTGGAGCGCCGATCGTGCCGTTCCACTGATCGTCGATGCGGACGCGGTCGGCCCCGTCGACCTTGAAGATGCCGTTGTGCGGGTAGATCGTGTTGTCCTTCGACAGGTGGGCGTAGTAGTACTCCGTGTCGGACTGCCAGCCGAAGACGACGATGACGTCGCGGTTGTTGACCGACGCCTTCTCGTCGAGACGCACCTGCGCGGTGAGGTCGAACGAGCCGAGCTCGTCGCCCTCGGTCAGCACGGCGTACTCGAAGGGACGGCGGATGCCGTCGCCCGGGTCGGTTCCCGGCTCCGTGAGCACGATCTCGTCGCCGGGGAAGTCCCACTTCGCAGGGGTGCGCGGCGCCCAGTTCGCGGCATCCATGACGTCGGTGATGACCTCGCCGTCCGGCGTGCACGGGGCGGGCGCCGGCGGCTCGCTCGGCGCGGCGCCGTAGAGCGCGTACTGCGCGGCGATCTGCTCGGCCGTCGGCACGGTGTCGAGCAGCATCACGTCGTCCATGCGTCCGTGGAACGGGTTCGCCTCCCTCGTGTTCTGCGGGAAGCTGCCGCCGATCTTGATGCCTGCTGGTGCGGTGTCGGACGTCGCGCCCCCACCCCAGGGGTTGGATGCCGTGTACCGGCCCGCCAGCTCCTCGCCGTTCATGAACAGCTTCATCTCGCCGGCGGCGAAGTCGAACGTCGCGGCGAGGTGCACCCACTGCCCCTTCTTCAGGATCTCGTCCCAGGGCAGGTCGGCCGCGAAGGTCCACGACCCTCCCCCGTCGACCCGGCGACCGAGGGCGACGAGCTTGAGCTCGCCGTCGACCGTGATGACTTCGAGCAGAGCACGCACCGCATGTCCGTCCGAGGTTCCGGTGAGCACACCGGCGAGTCCGATCGCGTTGTAGACGTCGTCGGGGTTCGCGGTGTTCGAGTTCGGCGCCGGGTGGTCGCCGGTCGGCTTGAACCATCCCATCACCGACACCTGCTCGGCCCCGGCGAACGCCGAGAGCGAGTCGACACCCGAGGAGTCGTAGACGCCCGCCTTCCAGTCGTCGTTCGACGCGGTGCGCGGACTCATCTGCTGCGTCTGCAGGGCCCTGCCCGCGCCGGGGTACGCGCTGTCGGCGACGCGCATCTCCACACCGCCGTTGATGAGCGCGATGTCGGTGCCCGAGCGCCCCTGGTCGACCTCGACCGTCGGGTTCGCGGTGTCGGCATGGTCGAAGTCGTGGTGGGTCACGACGTTCGGCGCCAGCTCGGGAAGCACGAACGGCGAAGCCGGGGCGCCCGCATCGCGCGCACCGGTCACCTTCCAGATCTTCCCGTTGGCCTTCGACACGAGGTACAGCTCGCCGTCGGCATCCGATCCGAACCGCAGGTCGACGCGCGTGTCGCCGACGAGTTCCTGGAACGTCGTCTCGACGCCGTCGGCGAAGACCCGCAGCTGTTCGATCGTCGCCAGGTCGTCGATGTCGCCGTCGTTGCGGACCATCTCGTCGGCCTGCGTCGAGAGCACCCAGCCGCGCACGAGATCGGTGAACAGATAGCGCCCCTGCAGCTCGGCGATGTCGCCGCGGTAGACGAACCCGCCGTTCACCGCGACTCCGGCGTCACCGGTCTGACCTGGATCGCGATTGTGGTCGTACGCCGCGACCGGGTACGTGAATCCGTACTGCGCGTCGTCGGCGGGGAGCGGGAAGATCTGCCGGTTCTCGGCGAGGAACGATCCCTCCCGCACCGACCATCCGAAGTTGTCGCCCGGCTCGACGGCGTAGATCGACTCGACCTGCCACTCGCCGATGTGGGCGAGGTACATGGTGTGGTCTCCCTCGGGGTCCCAGCTGATGCGGTGCGGGTCGCGCAGCCCCAGCGCATAGATCTCGGGGAGGGCTCCGGCCTGTCCGACGAACGGGTTGTCGGCGGGAACGCCGTACTCGCCGTTCGCGCTGTCGGATCCGGTCGGGTCGATGCGCAGCACCTTGCCCTGCGGCGTCGCGAGGTCCTGCGGGTTGCCGTTGCCGACGCCGTTGCCGCCGTCTCCGACGAGGATGTACAGGATGCCGTGCTCGGCACTGCCCGGCTCGGCGGTCGGGTTGAACGCGATCTGCTGCACGGTGTGCACGCGGCCGCCGAAGGGGATGCGCATGATCTCGCGGTGGGTACCCGCGAAGGTCTCGGCGGAGGGATCGGTGGCCTTCCACTCGGTGATGACGCTGTGGAACTGCGTGTTGCCGTAGGCGGGGAAGTCGGGGGCATCCTCGGTCAGCGCCGTTCCGCCCTCGGTGTGCACCGTGTAGAACAGGCCGTTGTCGGCGAAGTCGGGATGGAACTCCGCGGCGCCGAGCCCGGTGCCGAGCCCCGCGCTGTTGTGGAAGTTGTCGACGAACTGATCCCGCACGTTCAGATACGGCACGTACTCGCCCGACGCCTTGTCGACGAGGTAGAGGATCGCGTTGTTGTCCGGCACCATCAGGCGACCCGATCCGTCCGGCACCTCGTCGAGGTGCGTGATGCGGTTGTGCCGCACGAGACGCGGATCCTGCGTGGCCGGGGTGGTCTGCGACGCCGGCAGCTGCGCGAGCTCCGTGACCTCGATGCCGAGGGAGGCGAGCTGGGGGTCGGGCAGCGGGTTGAGCAGCGGCTGAGCCGGCGTCTCCCCCGGTGCGCAGTCGCCGTCATTGCCGGTGGCGATCGCGAGGTTCTCGCGGGCGGTGTCGACCGCGACGTCGTCGAGCAGCAGGCGACCGGCGCTCGATGAGCCGTTCTTCCAGAAGAAGCGGTCGAGCGAGCCGTCGACGGCCTGACGGAACCCGAACTGCTCCTCGGTGCCCTCCGGCAAACGGGTGATCTGCTCGTACGGGCCGCCCTGACTGTAGACGGCGACCTGGTCGTTCGCGTTGTCGGCGACGATCCACACGCACTGCCAGGCGTCACGCGACCACACGCCGGCGGGCTGGAACGCCCCTCCGTCACGGACGCGCAGCACGTCGTCGTTCTGGTTGTTCACGTAGGCGCGGCTGTGGGTGTAGTCGTTCGGAGCGTCGACGTCGGTGAGGCCGAACGAGGTGTCGACGCTGCCGATGCGCAGGAAACGGAAGAACAGCGTGCCGGTGTCGCCCTCGGCGATCGCCGGGATCTCCCGGTAGGCCTGCTGCCCTCCGCCGACCGATTCGACCACCTGGTTGTTGCCGTTCAGCGGATCGGCGACCACCTGCGGCGCGGTCGAGGCGACCCATCCGTCCTGACCGTTCAGGGTCGTGCGCTGGTAGTCCTCGAAGTCGATCAGCTCGGTGAACGGCTCGGCGGCCGCGGCCGGGGATGCGGCGAGCAGCCCACCCGCCATGATCGCGGCGACCGCTCCGGCGGCCACGGGTCTGCGTGCTCGGCGGGTCGGCGGAGCACCGCCCGTCCGTCGGTTCGTGCTCATCGATCGCATGCTTCGTTCCTGCATCGGAGACCTCTCAACGTCGTCGTCGTGCGGTGTCGTGCCGGGGTGACTGATGCCTCGCTCCGGGGCGGCACTGCAGCGGAGCGGGCGATCGGGGCAGGTGGACGGACGGACCGCCCGACGGGCCTCGTGGGTGACGGACCTGCGGATGACGGACTAGTGGTTGGCGGCGGGCTTCCCTCCGAGGTAGAGCGCGGCCAGCGTGGGGTCGGCCAGCAGCTCGGATGCCGGACCCGAGATGTGCACGCGCCCGAGGTCGAGCACGCAGCCGATGTCGGCGGTCTCGAGTGCGCGCCGGGCGTTCTGCTCGACGAGCAGCACGGCGGTGCCGGCATCCCGCATCCTGACCACCTGCTCGAACACCTTCTCGGTGGTCTTCGGGTCGAGGCCCATCGACGGCTCGTCGAGCAGCACCACCTTCGGGCTGACCATGAGCGACCGTGCGAACTCGACCTGCTTCTGCTGTCCGCCCGAGAGGAGGCCCGCGAGCTGCTTCCACCGCTCCCCCACGATCGGGAAGAGGTTCTGCACGAAGTCGACGCGCTCCTGGATGACCTTCTGGTCCTTGAGGGTGAACGCGCCGAGCATGACGTTCTCGCCGACCGTCATCTCGCGGAACACGCTGTGCCCCTGCAGCACGTGCGCGAGGCCGTTGCGCAGCATCGACTGCGGACCGTCGCCGGTGATGTCGCGCCCGTCGACCGAGATGCGCCCCGATCGCGGTTTCAGCATCCCGCTCGCGACCTTCAGCACGGTCGACTTGCCCGCGCCGTTGGGACCGACGAGGCAGACGACCGAACCGGGCGGCACCTCGACCGTGAGCCCTCGGAGCACGAGCGCGGCGCGGCCGTAGCCCGCCTCGATGTCGCGCAGCTCGAGCAGGTTCTTCGCTTCAGACTCCAAGGTAGGCCTCCAGGACGCGCGGATCTTGCTGGATGATCTCGGGGGTGCCCTCGGCGATCGGTCGGCCGCGGTCGAACACCACGACGTGATCGCACAGGCTCATGACCATCTCCATGTTGTGCTCGACGATGATGAAGGTCTTGCCCTCCTCGTTGAGCTCGCGGACGAGCGTGGCGATGCGACCGATGAGCGCCGGGTTCACGCCGCCGGCCGGCTCGTCGAGCATGATCGTGTCCGGCTCGCCCATGAGCACGCCCGCGAGCTCGAGGAGCTTCTGCTGGCCGTAGCTGAGGTTGCGCGCCTCGGCGTGCTCGAGGTGGTCGATGCCGACGCGACGCAGCCATCCGCGTGCTCGTTCCAGCTCGTCGGGATCGTGCGCCGAGCGCAGCTGCTGACGGATGCTCGTGCTCCGCACCGCGACGAGCAGGTTCTCCATCACGGTCATCCGCGGGAAGACACGGCACAGCTGGAAGCTGCGTCCGATTCCCGCCCGCGCGATGCGGTCGGGCGACTTCCTGGCGATCGACTGGCCCCGGTAGCGCACCTCGCCCGAGTCCGGCTTGATCATGCCTGTGACGCAGTTGAAGAACGTCGTCTTGCCCGACCCGTTCGGTCCGATCAGGCCGTTGACCTTGCCCTCCTGGAAGCGGACGGACGCCGCGTCGACGGCGGTGACGCCGCCGAACCGCTTGGTCATCTCGACGGTGCTGAGGCTCTCGAGCGTGGTGGTGGCGGCGTTCATGCTGACGTCTCCTTGTTCGCGGCATCCGCCGTGCGCTTCTCGTTCTGCTCCAGCAGCTCCGCCGCGGTGACCTCGCGGATCGACGCCTGGTCGGACCTGCGCCGGAAGAGCGATCCGACGGCAGGGATCACGCCGTCGGGCATGAAGAGCACGACGACGCCGAGCAGGATGCCGGTGGCGATGAGGTGGAACTGCGTGTCGCCGAACTCGAGCTTGAAGTACTCGAGCGCGATGCCGACGACCACAGCGCCCAGCAGCGGGCCGAACAGGTTGCGCACCCCGCCGAGCAGCGCCATGAGCACCATGTACGACCCGATCAGGATCGAGAACTGGAAGATCGGGTCGAGGTCGCCGAACCACAGTGCGTACAGGCCGCCGCCCAGTGCCACGAAGAACGCGGACAGGATGTAGGCGATGAGCTTGTAGCGGGTTGTCGGGACGCCGAGCGACTGCGCCTTGTCCTCGTCCTCGCGGATCGACTTCAACGCCGTGCCGAACTTCGACCGGTCGATGATCCACCAGGTGAGCAGGGCGAAGGCGAGCACGGCGACGAAGAGGTAGAAGAACACGCGGTGGTGCTCCGGGCGCAGCATGCCGGGGAACGGCCGGGGGACGTTGAGTCCCTCGGAGCCGCCCGTGACGTCGCGCCAGCTCTGGAACACCAGCAGCATGATGAGCACGAAGGCGATGGAGACGATCACGAACGACGCCCCTCGCACGCGCAGGGCGGCGATGCCGATCGGGATGGCGACGACCGCGACGAGCACCGTGGCGAGGATCCAGGCCACGAAGCCAGGCAGGGCGACGTACTTGATGAGGAGCCCGGTCCCGTAGGCGCCGAGGCCGAAGTAGGCCGCGTGCCCGAGCGAGATGTACCCGGTGAAGCCGCCCATGAAGTTCCACCCGGTCGACAGCACGGCGTAGTTCAGGATCACCACGCCGGCCGACAGGATGTACGGGTTGGGAGCGATCGTCGGGAACGACAGCACGAGGGCTGCGCCGACGACGAGGAGCACGAGGCGCACCCACTTGGCCGCCGGGCGGCGGACGGGCGCGGGCGGAGCGATGACGACCGTCTCGGTCGCGATCGGTTCGCGGCTAGAAACGCTGGGCAAGACGACCTCCGAAGAATCCCTGCGGGCGGAACATGAGCGTGGCGAACAGGGCGACGTAGAACACCGTCTGCGCCCAGGTCGGCCCGAGAGGCAGCTGCAGCAGACTCTGCGCGACGCCGAGCACCAGCGCGGCGATGGCCGCACCGGGGATGCTGCCGAGACCGCCGACCACGATGATGGCCATGAGCGGGCCGATCCAGTGCCAGTGCAGCGACGGGTAGATCGTCGCGTCGAGCGAGAGCGCCGTGCCGCCGATCGCGGCGGTCGCGAGCCCGAGCCCGAACCCGTACCCCGCCACCCGGTCGGTGTTGATGCCGACCAGACGCGCGGCCTCCGGATGCTGGATCGTGGCGCGCAGCGCCTGTCCGAACTTCGTGTACTTCAGCAGCACGAACAGACCGGCGAGCGCGACCGCCGCGAGGCCGAAGGCGATCAGCTTCACCACCGGGACCTGCGCGCCGAACACCTCGAGGCTCGCACTCGCGTACGGCAGCGGGATGCGCCGCTGCGTGCCGGTGAAGAAGAAGCCGAGGGCGCCCTCGATGATGAGCGCGACCGCGAAGGTGAGCAGCACGGACATCATCGTGAGGGTCAGCGGCTTGAGCCTCGACACGAGCAGCCGCTGCATCACGACGCCGGTGAGGAAGAACAGCGGCACGGTGACCACGAGCGACACGAGGGGGTCGATGCCGGTCTCCCGGTTGAACCACCACGCGAGGTAGGCGGCGAGGATGAGGAACGCGGAGTGCGCGATCATCACCACTCGCATGATGCCGAAGTAGAGGGTGAGCCCGGCGGCCAGGAGGGCGTAGAGCCCGCCCAGCAGCACACCGAGGATGAGGCTTTGGAGGAGGAGGGATCCGCTCACGATCTGCGGATCACCACGTCGGCTTCGGGAAGAGGAACTCGGTCTCCTTGACGTCCTCGGGGAGAACGATGAGGATCTCGCCGCCGACCCACTGCTGGATCAGGTGCGCACCGGTGGGCTTGCCCGTCTCGTCCCAGCTGAGCGGGCCGACCACGGTCTCGACCTCGTTGTCGCGGAGCCAGTCGATGAGCTCCTGCTGGCACTCTCCCTGCTCGGCGCAGCCGACGGCTTCGACGGCTGCCGCGACGACCTGACCGGTCGTGTAGGCGTTCGCCTCGTCCTCCGACGGCGGGTTGCCGTGCATCTCGGTGTACTTCTCGACGAACTCGACGTTGCTGGGGAACTGCGACTTGGGCGAGTAGCCGGTCGGCGCGAGGATGCCCTCGGTCGCCCCGCCGATCGCGGCGGCGAACTCCGGGTTGGTGGGGGCGGTGGAGAACGCCGCGAGCTCCGGCTGGTAGTTCAGCTGCTGCAGCGCGATGATCAGGTTGACCGCATCCTGGTACTGCGTGCCGCCGATGACGATGTCGGCGTCGGACTGGGCGATCTTGGCGGCGATGGTCGAGAAGTCCGTCGTGTTCGGCGGGTAGACCTCGTCGACGAGGATCTCGACGCCGGCCTCTTCGAGCTTGTCGCGGAGGCCGTAGGCCGTGCCCTGAGCGAA is a window from the Microbacterium sp. LWO14-1.2 genome containing:
- a CDS encoding branched-chain amino acid ABC transporter permease; this encodes MSGSLLLQSLILGVLLGGLYALLAAGLTLYFGIMRVVMIAHSAFLILAAYLAWWFNRETGIDPLVSLVVTVPLFFLTGVVMQRLLVSRLKPLTLTMMSVLLTFAVALIIEGALGFFFTGTQRRIPLPYASASLEVFGAQVPVVKLIAFGLAAVALAGLFVLLKYTKFGQALRATIQHPEAARLVGINTDRVAGYGFGLGLATAAIGGTALSLDATIYPSLHWHWIGPLMAIIVVGGLGSIPGAAIAALVLGVAQSLLQLPLGPTWAQTVFYVALFATLMFRPQGFFGGRLAQRF
- a CDS encoding amino acid ABC transporter substrate-binding protein, which translates into the protein MTARRQSRRIAGAIGTATIAALLVSACSGTGDQSGGEGGEDPIVIGISLPLTGDFSEPGKGVERGYEAWRDIVNENGGLLGRPVELKILDDQSNADRVVSDYESLIAQDGVDLVFGPFSTRLVVPSARVAQEYGMLFVEPAGAAEEVFEQGFDNLFYAAPAIANDHYNNLAEYLLALPEDQRPETAAVAAMDDPFAQGTAYGLRDKLEEAGVEILVDEVYPPNTTDFSTIAAKIAQSDADIVIGGTQYQDAVNLIIALQQLNYQPELAAFSTAPTNPEFAAAIGGATEGILAPTGYSPKSQFPSNVEFVEKYTEMHGNPPSEDEANAYTTGQVVAAAVEAVGCAEQGECQQELIDWLRDNEVETVVGPLSWDETGKPTGAHLIQQWVGGEILIVLPEDVKETEFLFPKPTW